A genomic region of Rahnella aceris contains the following coding sequences:
- the mutS gene encoding DNA mismatch repair protein MutS, whose amino-acid sequence MTNNVNLDAHTPMMQQYLRLKAENPEVLLFYRMGDFYELFYDDAKRASQLMDISLTKRGASAGEPIPMAGVPYHAVEGYLAKLVQLGESVAIAEQIGDPALSKGPVERKVVRIVTPGTVSDEALLSERHDNLLAAIWQDGRGFGYATLDISSGRFRVAQPDDLETMAAELQRTNPAELLYPESFEAMSLISSRRGLRRRPMWEFELETAKQQLNLQFGTRDLSGFGVEQAAQALRAAGCLLQYVKDTQRTALPHIRGVTMERQQDGIIMDAATRRNLELTQNLAGGVENTLTAVLDQAVTPMGSRMLKRWIHMPSRDIKLLTHRQQAIGALQDITADLQPVLRQVGDLERILARLALRSARPRDLARMRHAMQQLPEIRGILQETEAAHVKTLVEQTGEFTELVELLERAVIESPPVLVRDGGVIAPGYNAELDEWRALADGATDYLDRLEIREREKLGLDTLKVGFNGVHGYYIQVSRGQSHLVPIHYVRRQTLKNAERYIIPELKEYEDKVLTSKGKALSLEKALYEELFDLLMPHLSALQQSASALAELDVLSNLAERAYTLNYACPTMSEKPGINITGGRHPVVEQVLSEPFISNPLNMSPARRMLIITGPNMGGKSTYMRQAALIVLMAHIGSYVPAEAAVIGPVDRIFTRVGAADDLASGRSTFMVEMTETANILHNATENSLVLMDEIGRGTSTYDGLSLAWACAENLASRIKAMTLFATHYFELTTLPEKMEGTVNVHLDAIEHGDTIAFMHSVQDGAASKSYGLAVAALAGVPRDVIKRARQKLKELETLSNNAAASKVDGPQLALLTEEVSPAVEALESLDADSLSPRQALEWIYRLKDMV is encoded by the coding sequence ATGACAAATAATGTAAACCTGGATGCCCACACACCAATGATGCAGCAGTATCTGCGTCTGAAAGCTGAGAACCCGGAAGTTCTGCTGTTCTATCGCATGGGTGACTTTTACGAACTGTTTTATGACGATGCGAAACGCGCATCTCAGCTGATGGATATCTCCCTGACCAAACGCGGCGCTTCTGCCGGTGAGCCGATCCCGATGGCGGGCGTGCCTTATCATGCGGTAGAAGGTTATCTGGCGAAACTGGTCCAGCTAGGGGAATCCGTCGCGATTGCTGAACAAATTGGCGACCCGGCCCTAAGTAAAGGGCCGGTTGAACGCAAAGTGGTACGCATCGTCACGCCGGGCACCGTCAGTGACGAAGCGTTGCTGAGCGAGCGTCATGATAACCTGCTGGCGGCTATCTGGCAGGACGGGCGCGGGTTTGGTTATGCCACGCTGGATATCAGTTCCGGCCGTTTCCGCGTCGCACAGCCTGACGATCTGGAAACCATGGCAGCCGAATTACAGCGCACAAATCCGGCGGAATTGCTGTATCCGGAAAGCTTTGAAGCCATGTCGCTGATTTCCTCCCGCCGTGGCCTGCGCCGCCGTCCGATGTGGGAATTCGAGCTGGAAACCGCGAAACAGCAGCTTAATCTGCAATTCGGTACCCGCGATCTGAGCGGCTTCGGCGTTGAGCAGGCTGCTCAGGCGCTGCGTGCTGCCGGTTGTCTGCTGCAATACGTTAAAGATACCCAGCGCACCGCCCTGCCGCATATCCGTGGCGTCACCATGGAGCGCCAGCAGGATGGGATTATTATGGATGCGGCCACGCGCCGTAATCTGGAGCTGACGCAAAACCTGGCAGGTGGTGTAGAGAACACGCTGACGGCAGTGCTGGATCAGGCGGTGACGCCGATGGGCAGCCGTATGCTCAAACGCTGGATCCACATGCCGAGCCGCGATATCAAACTGCTGACGCATCGTCAGCAGGCGATTGGTGCGTTACAGGATATCACCGCCGATTTACAGCCGGTGCTGCGTCAGGTCGGCGACCTCGAGCGTATTCTGGCACGTCTGGCACTGCGCAGCGCACGTCCGCGTGACCTGGCCCGAATGCGCCATGCGATGCAGCAACTGCCGGAAATCCGTGGAATTTTGCAGGAAACCGAAGCCGCTCATGTAAAAACGCTGGTTGAGCAAACCGGTGAATTCACTGAACTGGTAGAACTGCTCGAACGCGCAGTGATCGAAAGCCCGCCGGTTCTGGTGCGTGACGGTGGCGTTATCGCGCCGGGTTACAATGCTGAGCTGGATGAGTGGCGCGCACTGGCAGACGGCGCGACGGACTATCTCGACCGCTTAGAAATCCGCGAACGCGAAAAGCTGGGGCTGGATACGCTGAAAGTCGGCTTTAACGGCGTTCATGGATATTACATTCAGGTCAGCCGCGGTCAGAGCCATCTGGTGCCGATTCATTACGTCCGTCGCCAGACGCTGAAAAATGCCGAGCGCTACATTATTCCTGAACTCAAAGAGTACGAAGACAAGGTGCTGACCTCCAAAGGCAAAGCCTTGTCTCTGGAAAAGGCGCTGTACGAAGAGTTGTTCGATTTGCTGATGCCGCACCTGTCTGCATTACAGCAAAGCGCCAGTGCACTGGCCGAACTGGATGTGCTGAGTAATCTGGCGGAACGCGCGTACACACTGAATTACGCCTGTCCGACCATGAGTGAAAAACCAGGCATTAATATTACCGGCGGTCGCCATCCGGTGGTTGAGCAGGTGCTAAGTGAACCGTTTATTTCTAACCCGCTGAACATGTCCCCGGCGCGACGGATGCTTATTATCACCGGTCCGAACATGGGCGGTAAAAGTACCTATATGCGCCAGGCAGCACTGATTGTTCTGATGGCGCATATCGGCAGCTATGTGCCGGCGGAAGCCGCTGTCATCGGGCCGGTGGATCGCATCTTCACCCGTGTCGGTGCCGCGGACGATCTGGCTTCCGGACGTTCAACCTTTATGGTGGAAATGACTGAAACTGCCAATATCCTGCATAACGCGACGGAAAACAGCCTGGTGCTGATGGATGAAATCGGGCGCGGGACATCAACGTACGATGGTTTGTCGCTGGCATGGGCATGTGCGGAAAACCTCGCCAGCCGTATTAAAGCCATGACATTGTTCGCCACCCATTATTTCGAGCTGACCACCCTGCCGGAAAAAATGGAAGGCACCGTCAACGTGCATCTGGATGCTATCGAACACGGCGACACTATCGCGTTTATGCACAGCGTACAGGATGGCGCCGCCAGCAAGAGTTATGGTCTGGCCGTTGCCGCACTGGCTGGTGTGCCACGTGATGTGATTAAGCGCGCCCGTCAGAAACTGAAAGAGCTGGAAACGTTGTCGAACAACGCTGCCGCCAGCAAAGTTGACGGTCCGCAACTGGCTTTACTGACCGAAGAAGTGTCTCCGGCAGTTGAGGCACTGGAGTCACTGGATGCAGATTCTTTATCGCCACGTCAGGCGCTGGAATGGATCTATCGTCTGAAAGATATGGTGTAA
- the rpoS gene encoding RNA polymerase sigma factor RpoS has translation MSQNTLKVNELHDDVDFDENSAEAFDEKAIVEETAYNDAEEELLSQTVSQRVLDATQLYLGEIGYSPLLTAEEEVYFARRALRGDVPSRRRMIESNLRLVVKIARRYSNRGLALLDLIEEGNLGLIRAVEKFDPERGFRFSTYATWWIRQTIERAIMNQTRTIRLPIHIVKELNVYLRTARELAHKLDHEPSAEEIAEQLDKPVHDVSRMLRLNERITSVDTPLGGDSEKALLDILADEKDNGPEDTTQDDDMKQSIVKWLFELNAKQREVLARRFGLLGYEAATLEDVGREIGLTRERVRQIQVEGLRRLREILQGQGLSIEALFRE, from the coding sequence ATGAGTCAGAATACGCTGAAAGTTAACGAGTTACATGATGATGTAGATTTCGATGAGAACAGCGCTGAAGCCTTTGACGAGAAAGCAATAGTCGAAGAGACTGCCTACAACGATGCTGAAGAAGAATTGTTGTCGCAGACTGTAAGCCAACGAGTGCTGGATGCCACTCAACTGTACCTCGGTGAAATCGGTTATTCCCCTCTGCTTACCGCAGAAGAGGAAGTTTATTTCGCACGACGCGCGCTGCGGGGAGATGTTCCTTCCCGCCGCCGTATGATTGAAAGTAATCTGCGTTTGGTGGTTAAAATTGCCCGCCGCTACAGTAACCGCGGTCTGGCACTGCTGGATTTGATCGAGGAAGGTAACCTCGGTCTGATCCGTGCGGTTGAAAAATTCGACCCTGAGCGCGGCTTCCGTTTCTCTACCTATGCAACATGGTGGATCCGTCAGACAATCGAACGGGCGATTATGAATCAAACCCGTACTATTCGTCTGCCGATTCATATCGTTAAAGAACTGAACGTTTACCTGCGTACCGCACGTGAACTTGCACATAAACTGGACCATGAACCGAGCGCTGAAGAGATTGCTGAGCAACTCGACAAACCGGTACATGACGTCAGCCGTATGTTGCGCCTGAATGAACGCATCACTTCTGTAGACACCCCATTGGGTGGTGACTCAGAGAAAGCGTTGTTAGATATTCTGGCGGATGAAAAAGACAACGGCCCGGAAGACACCACACAAGACGACGATATGAAACAGAGTATCGTGAAGTGGTTATTCGAGTTGAATGCAAAACAGCGTGAAGTGCTGGCGCGTCGTTTTGGCCTGTTAGGCTATGAAGCGGCAACGCTGGAAGATGTGGGCCGCGAAATTGGTCTGACACGTGAACGTGTTCGTCAGATTCAGGTAGAAGGTTTGCGTCGCCTGCGTGAAATCCTGCAGGGGCAAGGACTGAGTATCGAAGCACTTTTCCGTGAGTAA
- the nlpD gene encoding murein hydrolase activator NlpD: protein MSTGSPIKTLSRIVMCTFISAWMAGCTNNSTTSAPISSVNGGGGSGNSSQNTLNSTPQMAPAVGPGGHIVYNRSYNSIPKGSYSGSTYQVKRGDTLFYIAWITGNDFRDLAARNNIPEPYSLEVGQTIQINNVSSAASTGGAIAVTDATNGGVPKVPTGGMLTGSVVASQPTTTYSDSSGKQNVGKMLPSSGAVTTTTTPVAVASTPVATSTNNGGPVSSWKWPTDGKIIDNFSASEGGNKGIDIAGSRGQSVVATASGRVVYAGNALRGYGNLIIIKHNDDYLSAYAHNDTMLVREQQEVQAGQKIATMGSTGTSSVRLHFEIRYKGKSVNPLRYLPQR, encoded by the coding sequence ATGAGCACGGGAAGCCCAATAAAAACACTAAGCCGCATTGTAATGTGTACTTTTATCAGTGCCTGGATGGCGGGATGTACGAACAATTCAACGACATCTGCACCCATCAGCAGCGTTAATGGCGGCGGTGGCAGTGGCAATAGTAGTCAGAATACTCTGAATTCCACTCCGCAAATGGCGCCTGCTGTCGGCCCTGGCGGACACATTGTGTACAACCGCAGCTATAACTCAATCCCTAAGGGAAGTTACAGTGGCAGCACCTATCAGGTGAAGCGTGGCGACACTCTGTTTTATATTGCATGGATCACGGGCAATGACTTCCGCGACCTGGCCGCGCGCAATAATATCCCAGAGCCATACAGCCTCGAAGTTGGCCAGACAATCCAGATAAATAACGTCTCTTCCGCAGCAAGTACCGGGGGTGCGATAGCGGTCACAGATGCCACAAATGGCGGTGTTCCGAAAGTTCCAACCGGGGGCATGCTCACAGGTTCTGTGGTTGCATCTCAACCAACTACCACGTATTCTGATTCTTCTGGTAAACAGAATGTAGGCAAGATGTTGCCTTCATCAGGTGCAGTTACTACCACCACAACACCTGTTGCTGTAGCCAGCACTCCCGTCGCCACATCTACAAATAATGGCGGTCCGGTTTCCTCCTGGAAATGGCCGACTGACGGGAAAATTATCGATAATTTCTCAGCTTCTGAAGGGGGAAATAAGGGGATCGATATTGCTGGTTCGCGTGGACAGTCTGTCGTAGCAACCGCCTCGGGGCGTGTGGTCTACGCCGGTAATGCTCTTCGCGGTTACGGTAATCTGATCATCATCAAACACAATGATGATTACCTGAGCGCCTATGCACATAACGATACAATGCTGGTCCGGGAACAACAAGAAGTGCAGGCGGGTCAAAAAATAGCGACTATGGGTAGCACCGGAACCAGTTCAGTAAGATTGCATTTTGAAATTCGTTACAAGGGGAAATCCGTAAACCCGCTGCGTTATCTTCCGCAGCGATAA
- a CDS encoding protein-L-isoaspartate(D-aspartate) O-methyltransferase, translated as MVNKPMYNLLEQLRQQGIHDEKLLHAIESVPRERFVDEAFQHKAYENTALPIGSGQTISQPYTVARMTELLRLEPTSRVLEIGTGSGYQTAILAHLVEHVFSVERIKGLQWQAKRRLKQLDLHNVSTRHGDGWQGWPSRGPFDAIIVTAAPPEIPQDLLQQLDDGGVLILPVGEENQTLQRVTRRGDEFVAETIEAVRFVPLVKGELA; from the coding sequence ATGGTGAATAAACCGATGTACAACCTGCTGGAACAACTTCGCCAGCAGGGCATTCATGATGAAAAACTGTTGCATGCCATAGAATCTGTGCCGCGTGAGCGTTTCGTGGATGAGGCATTTCAGCATAAAGCTTACGAAAACACTGCGTTGCCTATTGGCTCCGGTCAGACCATTTCTCAGCCTTATACCGTGGCGAGAATGACCGAGCTGCTGCGCCTTGAGCCCACTTCACGCGTGCTGGAAATTGGCACCGGGTCAGGCTATCAGACTGCGATTCTGGCACATCTGGTTGAACATGTTTTCTCGGTTGAGCGCATCAAAGGGTTGCAGTGGCAGGCCAAAAGACGCCTCAAGCAACTCGATTTGCATAATGTCTCCACCCGTCATGGTGACGGCTGGCAGGGCTGGCCTTCGCGTGGCCCGTTCGATGCCATTATTGTCACTGCTGCACCTCCTGAAATACCTCAAGATCTACTGCAACAACTCGATGATGGCGGCGTATTAATTCTGCCCGTGGGCGAAGAAAATCAAACATTGCAACGGGTCACACGACGTGGTGACGAGTTTGTTGCAGAGACTATCGAAGCCGTTCGTTTTGTCCCGCTGGTGAAAGGCGAGCTCGCCTGA
- the surE gene encoding 5'/3'-nucleotidase SurE, with translation MRILLSNDDGVLAPGIQALASALREFADVTLVAPDRNRSGASNALTLDGPLRIQSYPNGDTAVINGTPTDCVYLGVNTLMRPKPDIVVSGINAGPNLGDDVIYSGTVAAAMEGRHLGFPALAVSLDGHQHYDTAAIITCRILRALAREPLRTGKILNINVPDLPLSQIKGIKVTRCGSRHPAEQVFCQQDPRGQDLYWIGPPGDKFDVAPDTDFAAVAQGYVSVTPLQVDLTAYAAQDVVVSWLEKAGVSANGE, from the coding sequence ATGCGGATATTACTGAGTAACGACGACGGCGTACTGGCTCCGGGTATACAGGCGCTGGCGTCAGCACTGCGTGAATTTGCTGACGTGACGCTGGTGGCCCCTGATCGTAACCGTAGCGGCGCATCTAATGCGTTGACGCTGGACGGCCCGTTGCGTATTCAGTCTTACCCTAACGGGGATACCGCCGTAATTAACGGTACGCCGACCGATTGTGTGTATCTTGGCGTGAATACGCTGATGCGCCCTAAGCCAGATATAGTGGTCTCTGGCATCAATGCGGGGCCGAATCTGGGTGACGACGTCATCTATTCCGGTACGGTCGCCGCCGCGATGGAAGGCCGCCATCTGGGCTTTCCCGCGCTGGCGGTCTCACTGGACGGCCATCAGCATTATGACACGGCGGCGATCATCACCTGTCGGATCCTCAGGGCTCTGGCGCGTGAGCCTTTGCGTACTGGCAAAATTCTGAATATTAACGTCCCGGATTTGCCACTTTCGCAGATCAAGGGGATCAAGGTGACGCGTTGCGGTAGCCGTCATCCGGCCGAGCAGGTATTTTGTCAGCAGGACCCGCGTGGTCAGGACTTGTACTGGATTGGCCCGCCGGGGGATAAATTTGATGTCGCACCTGATACTGATTTTGCTGCTGTCGCGCAAGGTTATGTTTCAGTGACGCCACTTCAGGTGGATTTAACCGCCTATGCGGCTCAGGATGTCGTGGTCTCATGGTTGGAAAAGGCCGGGGTGAGCGCGAATGGTGAATAA
- the truD gene encoding tRNA pseudouridine(13) synthase TruD: protein MDMSRLTWLLGEPVATGLLKANPEDFIVEEDLGFEPDGEGEHLLVRIRKNGCNTQFVAEQLARFAKVHPRDVSYAGLKDRHAVTEQWFCLHLPGKTDPYLSQFDLEGCEVVRASRHRKKMRIGTLKGNAFTLVLRQVSDMADVEARLEKITQQGVPNYFGTQRFGRGGNNLVQAKRWATNEARPKERAKRSFYLSASRSAMFNIVASQRLADGTVRLPMLGDALQLSGRGSWFVAKAEEFESLLPRVENGELLVTAPLPGDGPLGTLEDAEAYELACLNGQEDLLSLLNRERVEPARRAIMLQPLQMQWQRWDDVTLELKFWLPAGSYATSVVRELMNLDESDADITE, encoded by the coding sequence ATAGATATGTCCCGTCTCACCTGGTTGCTGGGCGAGCCTGTTGCCACCGGCCTGCTGAAAGCCAATCCCGAAGACTTTATTGTCGAAGAGGATCTGGGTTTTGAGCCGGATGGCGAAGGTGAACATCTGTTGGTGCGGATCCGCAAAAATGGCTGTAACACGCAGTTTGTCGCGGAACAACTGGCGCGATTTGCCAAAGTGCATCCGCGCGATGTCAGTTATGCCGGTCTCAAAGACCGCCATGCCGTTACCGAACAATGGTTTTGCCTGCATCTGCCGGGCAAGACTGATCCCTATTTAAGCCAGTTTGATCTCGAAGGCTGCGAAGTTGTCCGCGCCTCACGCCATCGCAAAAAGATGCGTATCGGTACGCTGAAAGGCAACGCGTTTACGCTGGTGCTGCGTCAGGTAAGCGATATGGCTGATGTCGAGGCGCGTCTGGAAAAAATCACCCAACAGGGCGTACCGAACTATTTCGGCACCCAGCGCTTTGGTCGTGGTGGCAATAATCTGGTGCAGGCGAAACGCTGGGCAACCAATGAAGCCCGTCCGAAAGAACGCGCCAAACGCAGCTTCTATCTTTCCGCCAGCCGCAGTGCGATGTTCAATATCGTCGCCAGCCAGCGTCTGGCCGATGGCACCGTACGTCTGCCGATGCTGGGTGATGCCCTGCAACTGAGTGGCCGTGGCAGTTGGTTTGTGGCGAAAGCCGAAGAGTTTGAATCGCTGCTACCGCGCGTTGAAAACGGTGAATTGCTGGTAACCGCACCGTTGCCGGGAGATGGCCCGCTGGGCACACTCGAAGACGCTGAAGCCTATGAGCTGGCCTGTCTGAATGGTCAGGAGGATTTACTGTCGCTGCTTAACCGTGAGAGGGTCGAACCGGCACGTCGTGCCATCATGCTGCAACCTTTGCAGATGCAATGGCAGCGCTGGGATGATGTTACTCTGGAACTCAAATTCTGGTTACCGGCCGGCAGTTATGCCACCAGCGTGGTGCGTGAACTGATGAATCTGGATGAAAGTGATGCGGATATTACTGAGTAA
- the ispF gene encoding 2-C-methyl-D-erythritol 2,4-cyclodiphosphate synthase, with protein MRIGHGFDVHKFGGEGPLVIGGVRIPYPQGLLAHSDGDVALHAATDALLGAAALGDIGKLFPDTDPAFKGADSRELLREAWRRIRAKGYKLGNLDITIIAQAPKMAPHIPQMRVFLAEDLQCHMDDVNVKATTTEQLGFTGRGEGIACEAVALLIKE; from the coding sequence ATGCGTATCGGTCACGGTTTTGATGTACATAAATTTGGCGGAGAAGGCCCGCTGGTGATCGGTGGTGTGCGTATCCCTTATCCGCAGGGTTTACTGGCGCATTCAGATGGTGATGTTGCCCTGCACGCGGCTACGGACGCACTGCTTGGTGCCGCTGCGCTGGGAGATATAGGTAAACTTTTTCCGGACACTGACCCGGCATTCAAAGGTGCTGACAGCCGCGAACTGCTGCGCGAAGCCTGGCGCCGTATCCGTGCAAAAGGCTACAAGCTGGGCAATCTGGATATCACGATCATCGCACAGGCACCGAAAATGGCTCCGCACATCCCGCAGATGCGCGTGTTTCTGGCAGAAGATCTGCAATGTCATATGGATGACGTCAACGTGAAAGCCACGACAACCGAACAGCTGGGCTTTACTGGCCGTGGCGAAGGTATTGCCTGCGAAGCCGTTGCTCTGCTGATTAAGGAATGA
- the ispD gene encoding 2-C-methyl-D-erythritol 4-phosphate cytidylyltransferase yields the protein MSHIAVSLPEVIAVLPAAGIGSRMQAECPKQYLSIGGKTLIEHSICALLQSGKVSQVIVALSPHDTQFEQLPIARDPRIRVVAGGAERAESVMAGLDVAGDSGWVLVHDAARPCLHPDDLHNLLAIATTSKVGGILAAPVRDTMKRGEPGITAIAHTVDRQDLWHALTPQFFPLELLKTCLRRALNEGAVVTDEASAMEYCGFHPMLIPARADNIKVTRPEDLALAEFYLTRLSQEENA from the coding sequence ATGAGCCATATCGCAGTTTCCCTTCCAGAGGTTATTGCCGTGTTACCGGCTGCCGGCATTGGCAGCCGTATGCAGGCAGAATGCCCCAAGCAATATCTTTCTATTGGCGGTAAGACGCTGATAGAACACTCAATTTGCGCTTTGCTGCAAAGCGGCAAAGTCAGTCAGGTTATCGTGGCATTAAGCCCGCACGATACGCAATTCGAACAACTTCCCATTGCCCGTGATCCGCGTATTCGCGTGGTTGCAGGCGGTGCGGAACGTGCTGAGTCGGTGATGGCCGGGCTGGATGTTGCCGGAGACAGCGGCTGGGTGTTGGTACATGATGCCGCGCGCCCGTGTCTGCATCCTGACGATCTCCATAATCTGCTGGCGATTGCCACCACCAGTAAAGTGGGCGGGATCCTTGCCGCCCCCGTGCGCGACACGATGAAGCGTGGTGAACCGGGCATTACAGCGATTGCACATACGGTCGATCGTCAGGACCTGTGGCATGCACTGACGCCGCAATTTTTCCCGCTCGAATTACTGAAAACCTGCCTGCGCCGTGCACTCAATGAAGGTGCGGTGGTCACAGATGAAGCCTCGGCAATGGAATATTGCGGTTTTCATCCTATGCTGATCCCGGCACGGGCCGATAATATTAAAGTCACGAGGCCAGAAGATCTGGCCCTGGCTGAATTCTATTTAACCCGCTTATCCCAGGAGGAGAACGCATAA
- the ftsB gene encoding cell division protein FtsB has protein sequence MGKLTLLLLILLGWLQYSLWLGKNGIHDYVRVNDDVQVQQVNNGKLKSRNDQLFAEIDDLNGGQEAIEERARNELGMIKPGETFYRLVPDNKRAPGSTVSQNNLNQ, from the coding sequence ATGGGCAAACTAACACTGCTATTACTGATTTTACTTGGCTGGCTACAGTATTCGCTGTGGCTGGGTAAGAATGGTATTCACGATTATGTACGTGTAAACGATGACGTTCAGGTGCAACAAGTTAATAACGGCAAACTGAAATCACGTAATGATCAACTTTTCGCAGAAATCGACGATTTAAACGGCGGTCAGGAAGCGATCGAAGAACGCGCACGCAATGAACTGGGCATGATTAAACCCGGCGAGACTTTTTATCGTCTGGTGCCTGACAACAAACGTGCGCCTGGTAGCACCGTTTCGCAAAACAACCTGAATCAATAG
- a CDS encoding DUF3561 family protein, with amino-acid sequence MQALFSRLVSRNRVDRTGEITPRTRVPIPETDSADTEDPSYSMQGGFIGFVFYWLAFAIPFLVYGSNTLFFLLYTWPFFLALMPVSVLIGIAFSTFFGGGWFKTSLASAVCVIGMFWTVFSFLSGW; translated from the coding sequence ATGCAGGCGTTATTTAGCAGACTTGTCAGTCGGAACCGCGTGGATCGCACCGGGGAAATTACCCCCCGGACACGCGTGCCGATACCGGAAACCGACAGTGCAGACACCGAAGATCCTTCCTACTCCATGCAGGGCGGATTCATCGGGTTTGTCTTCTACTGGCTGGCGTTCGCGATCCCTTTTCTGGTTTATGGTTCCAACACCCTGTTTTTCCTGCTCTACACCTGGCCGTTCTTCCTGGCGCTGATGCCCGTTTCCGTCCTGATAGGCATTGCGTTCAGCACGTTCTTTGGCGGTGGCTGGTTTAAAACCTCTCTGGCCAGCGCGGTCTGCGTTATCGGCATGTTCTGGACAGTCTTCTCTTTCCTGTCTGGCTGGTGA
- the cysC gene encoding adenylyl-sulfate kinase yields the protein MASQDSTFLKDENVVWHPHTVTRADREKQHGHRGAVLWFTGLSGSGKSTVAGALEQALYAQGVSTYLLDGDNVRHGLCRDLGFTDDDRRENIRRVGEVAKLMVDAGQVVLTAFISPHRAEREMVRDLLEDGQFIEVFVDTPLAICEARDPKGLYKKARAGELKNFTGIDSEYQPPETPDVHLDGEQLVTQLVPQLLEVMRQRAIINP from the coding sequence ATGGCGTCACAAGACAGCACTTTTTTAAAAGATGAGAATGTTGTCTGGCATCCGCACACGGTGACTCGTGCGGATCGCGAAAAGCAACATGGCCATCGTGGTGCGGTGCTGTGGTTCACCGGGCTTTCTGGCTCGGGGAAATCCACCGTGGCCGGTGCGCTTGAACAGGCGCTGTATGCGCAGGGCGTCAGCACTTATCTGCTCGATGGCGATAATGTCCGTCACGGACTGTGCCGTGATCTGGGCTTCACCGACGACGACCGGCGTGAAAACATCCGTCGTGTAGGTGAAGTGGCGAAACTGATGGTGGATGCCGGGCAGGTCGTGCTGACGGCGTTCATTTCACCTCACCGCGCCGAGCGTGAAATGGTGCGTGATTTGCTGGAAGACGGTCAGTTTATTGAAGTGTTTGTGGATACGCCGCTGGCTATCTGTGAGGCTCGTGATCCGAAAGGTTTGTATAAAAAAGCCCGTGCGGGTGAACTGAAAAACTTCACCGGTATTGACTCAGAATATCAGCCACCGGAAACCCCGGATGTGCATCTTGATGGTGAACAATTGGTAACACAATTGGTGCCTCAATTATTAGAAGTGATGCGCCAGCGCGCTATTATCAATCCCTGA